The window GGACAGGCATACATGGCGCACATGTTGGCAATGTTATAGAATAATTTGTGAAATTCACTGGCAAATGAATGAAATGTTACACATTGATAATAGCCTTTAACTTTCGGATGCTCTTCCAAGTGGAATACATATGCCTGTAAAcgatatgaaatatttaagcaaattaaACGAAATTTATAGACAAAGTTGGTTGGTTCGTTGCTTTGAGCAAGTGAAGAAACACTGACCCAAAACATGCAACCAACCAACTTGTCAATAAAACACACAcgcattttccaaaaaaaaaaacatacctgTGGCAAACTACACAATATGGAACTACACCAGGCTATGACCAACATTATGCGGCCACGATTTGTAGAGAGATTCAAAGGTTTAATTATAGCATAATATctgcaaaaataaaagtaatagatgtttttaataaaactatttttctctctctctttctctcattAAATCTAACTTTACAATCAATATGGCTCCTGTTGCAAGATCAGCTTTCGTTTAAGCTTACCTGTCAATCGATATGCATACCAACACGAAACTCGATAGGTATAGACCAAATACTCTAAAGAAACTCATAAGACGACATACGAAATCTGTCGATTTCCATTGCACTGTATAGGCCCACGCAATCTCTAGCGGCATCAGTAGAAACGTCACCATTAGATCGGCTATCGCCAAATGCATTAACATGATGTCAATCCGCGACGGACCACGTAAACGTCGTTTGGTTAATAGATACAACACGGTTGAGTTGCCAATTGCTGAGATCACAAAGAGAAAACTGTAACCAAATAGTAACAgaattgtaaaattgaaaatcaagaaatatttatttagtgttacaaataaaaatgtagacAGGAATAAAATAGATGTAGACGCGAAGATAGAGAAAATGACTGGTTTATTAAGATGTTTAAAtggatttatttgtatttttattacttgGGACAGGCATTTTACAaggaattttatattatattattaaaaattattgtaattgtatTTCTTGTGTTTTCTGTTAGGTGTAATtatattgaactagaactaaactagaactggactagaactgaactagatctgaactagaactgaactagcactgaactagcactgaactataactaaactagaactgaactagaactgaactagaactgaactggaactgaactggaactgaactggaactgaactggaactgaactagaactgaactagaactgaactagaactgaactagaactgaactagaactgaactagaactgaactagaactgaactagaactgaactagaactgaactagaactgaactagaactaaactagaactgaactaggactgaactagaactaaactagaactgaactagaactcaactagaactgaactaaaactgaactaaaactgaactagaactgaagaagaactgaacaagaactgagcaagaactgaactagaactgtattcGAATTATACTAGAATTGGactagaaatagaactgaacgagaactaatAGTAAATGTGAACAAAACTTGATTTATCAACGATCTCGCTTTCCTCCAGATTTCGTAAAGGATCCCTAAAGACTATCATGTAAGTTAAATTTCACTATAAGTCTAGGAAagacttttcgaattttgaaCTTGATAGTGTCGCAAATATTAAAAGGATTTTTCAGTATCAGtaaatacaaaatctatttgATTTATATACGAAATACAAAATTCTTTCAAAACTCACCTATAAACAGTAATCGATAGACGATGACCATCGTTGAATATCATGTCCTTTGAATAGTGCATGGTGCCATTTGTATTGTTGTTCACATTTGACCAGTCCGTTAAAACACGATGATCGTAGATTTTCTCATTTATCTCTGATTCTGGCATTTTaatcatgtttttttatatttatttttaaagtgttgtgtttatttattattttgtcgtacgttgttgttgcagtttgcaataaaattttttttatgtttgttgtgATTATGTTGAAATgaccaaaaaacaacaacaaacattaataggaacaaatatgtatttattttattttattttttctttatttttattatttacttttttagtaACAACTgattaaaaaaatcacacaatTTTGAGTTGATctacaataaatgaaaaaaaaaaattagtactCACAAACAATTTGACACAAACTTACACATAAACAAAGACAGAGAAAGAGAGAAATAGAGTAATGGGCAGAGATACACAGACAAtaatcaaaacaacaacaattgcgttatttttttactaaattatcaCAAACAATCGCTTGATGGGATCAATGATGATCAATGATCGTCTACTAGTTGATCTTACAttgcaaatgtttttaaaatgtttaatacaacaattttaattgattttcgcggaaattatattttataattttatacaatttgtaaTGGATGGAGGAGCTagcagaaaaattattttaacacttgttgtgggtatatgtatgtatatcgttTTGCTTATATGTTTATAGGATTTTTTGGTTCTTGTTTGTTCTTGGTTGTGttgatttgaaatatttttcaaatatttatttacacgcACTTTAATAAAGttgtggaaaatatttttattttttgcaaaattttagtttttgtttaaattaatttagccaatttatttttgttaaaggaaatgtataaataaatattgtagttaatgtttaatttagaactacaaacaaatttagtttGGAATTTATTTGACATCACTAAAactagataaatatttatttgtagtatcgaaagaaggaaaaaaatacaaaatatataa of the Lucilia cuprina isolate Lc7/37 chromosome 2, ASM2204524v1, whole genome shotgun sequence genome contains:
- the LOC111674528 gene encoding adipokinetic hormone/corazonin-related peptide receptor variant I; its protein translation is MIKMPESEINEKIYDHRVLTDWSNVNNNTNGTMHYSKDMIFNDGHRLSITVYSFLFVISAIGNSTVLYLLTKRRLRGPSRIDIMLMHLAIADLMVTFLLMPLEIAWAYTVQWKSTDFVCRLMSFFRVFGLYLSSFVLVCISIDRYYAIIKPLNLSTNRGRIMLVIAWCSSILCSLPQAYVFHLEEHPKVKGYYQCVTFHSFASEFHKLFYNIANMCAMYACPLITFIYCYGAIYVEIYRKSQRIVKGIERFRRSNDDVLSRAKKRTLKMTITIVIVFIICWTPYYIICMWYWIDKSSVDEVSSLIRKGLFIFACTNSCMNPIVYGAFNIRGRISHNHTQSTMSNRHTSLYQRGDSSNQLPKHLLNMNGGSGKIPITNSLATQENNTNKLNSLTTAEKQNKDNETTAMICINCGDSIELANLQKS